The Mustelus asterias chromosome 18, sMusAst1.hap1.1, whole genome shotgun sequence genome has a window encoding:
- the LOC144506875 gene encoding histamine H2 receptor: protein MLSITVLYACLMILTCVGSITANILLLLILGFNQKLQKDTSVLIFNLGICDLILGLTVIPVAVHNTLFDGGCYSRLDARCQFFAFLYVLLQLASVHSMTCVTIDKFAEICLPLHYVQLFTRRRAWVTILSVWIYCFLNASLPFVGLGQYTYEEHRYICAPSFNSSLKAYCVVTVAIGLFLPIMIICCLAIYVVQIARHQAIRGTFECNDQHCYSVPAKCYLRNTIILVSAAFFLLICWTPYMIISVYETFGGKAPPFAEMLSTWLALLTSALNPWTNSVTQKYVLLS, encoded by the exons ATGCTCTCCATCACTGTTCTGTATGCCTGTCTGATGATTCTTACTTGTGTAGGATCCATTACGGCAAATATTCTATTGTTGTTAATACTTGGATTCAACCAAAAGCTGCAGAAGGACACATCAGTACTTATATTTAACCTTGGTATCTGTGATTTGATTTTGGGACTGACAGTGATTCCTGTAGCAGTGCACAATACTCTGTTTGATGGAGGTTGCTACAGCAGACTGGATGCACGGTGCCAATTCTTTGCTTTTCTCTATGTATTGCTGCAACTTGCCTCTGTTCATTCAATGACCTGTGTGACAATCGATAAATTTGCTGAAATCTGTTTGCCTCTCCATTACGTACAGCTGTTTACAAGACGGCGGGCTTGGGTAACCATTTTATCTGTCTGGATCTACTGTTTTCTAAATGCAAGTTTACCCTTTGTAGGATTAGGACAATACACATATGAAGAACACAGATATATCTGTGCACCAAGTTTCAATTCCTCGTTAAAAGCCTATTGTGTGGTCACTGTAGCCATAGGATTATTTCTTCCAATAATGATAATCTGTTGCTTGGCCATTTACGTTGTACAAATTGCAAGACATCAAGCAATACGAGGAACGTTTGAATGCAACGATCAACACTGTTATTCTGTGCCAGCAAAATGTTATCTGAGAAACACAATCATCCTGGTTTCAGCAGCAT TTTTCCTTCTAATATGCTGGACACCATATATGATCATCAGTGTCTATGAAACCTTTGGAGGCAAAGCTCCTCCATTTGCAGAAATGCTCTCCACATGGCTTGCACTTCTCACCTCTGCACTGAATCCATGGACTAATTCTGTGACACAGAAGTACGTACTATTATCTTAA